The genomic segment CCCGCTCCACCTCCAGCCCCCAGGCTTATGCCTGGGGGTTTGTTTTTTTATCCCTTGCCCTCTGGCCGTAGGACGTAGTATGGTGGCCCAAAGGGGGAAAGGCATGAAGCTACTGGACAACTATGGGCGCGTTATCAAAGACCTTCGCATCTCCGTTACCCCCCGGTGCAACCTGCACTGCCTTTACTGCCACCCCCTGGGCCTGGAGATGGCCGAGCCCCCAGGCACCCTAACGGTGCAGGAGGTGGACCACTTCCTCGAGGCCGCCTCCCTTCTTGGCCTTTCCGCCGTGCGCTTCACGGGTGGGGAACCCTTGGTGCGCAAGGAGCTTCCCCAGATGATCGAGCGGGCCCGGAGCAAGGAGGGCATTGAGGACGTGGCCATCACCACCAACGGCCTCCTCTTCGCCAAAAGGGCCAAGGAGCTGGTACAAGCAGGCCTGAACCGGGTGAACATCTCCTTGGACGCCATCACCCCCGAGGTCTTCACCCGCATCACCCGGGGCGGGAAGGTGGAGCGGGTTTTGGAGGCCATAGAAACCGCCTTGGAGCTGGGCCTCCACCCGGTAAAGCTCAACGCCGTGATCATCCGGGGGATGAACGAGGAGGAGGTGGTGCCCCTGGCCCGCCTCTCCCTGGAGCGCCCTTTGCACGTGCGCTACATCGAGTACATGCACCTGGACAACTCCGACCCCGAGGAGTACCGCCGCCGCTTTGTGCCCGGGAAGGAGATCCGGGCGCGGATCGAGGCGGTCTTTGGCCCCTTGGAACCCGTCCCCCACGACCCCACCTCCCCAGCCCGGGTCTTCCGAATCCCGGGGGCGGTGGGCACCCTGGGGTTCATCAACCCCGTCACCGAGCCCTTTTGCAGCAACTGCTCCCGGCTCCGCCTCACCTCCGACAAAAAGCTTCGGCCTTGCCTGCTCACCGACCTGGAGATGGACATCTCCTGGGCCTTTGCCGCAGAGGAGCCGGTGGAGGCCTTGGTGGATGCCATCCTCATCGCCACCAACCGCAAGCCCGCCTTCGGCAACACTCTCCCCACCTTAAGGAAGCGGGTCATGCTGGGGATCGGCGGATAGCCTGGAAGGTGGCCAGGACCACTAGAAACGCCCCGAGGCCACCCAAAAAGCCCAGCCTTTCTCCCAAGACAGCGAAGGCAAAAAGGGTAGCCCAGACGGGTTCCAAGGTGTAAAGGATGGCCGCCTGGGGCGCAGGCACGTACCTCTGTCCCCAGGTCTGGAGCCAGGTGGTGAGGGCCGTGGCCACCACCCCCAGGTAAAGGACGGCACCCCAGGGTATCCCTTCCCATCTCACCCCCTCCCAAAGGGCCCAGGGCAGGGCAAGAAGCGCCGTGCCAAAGATCTGGACCGCCGTGAGGGGCAAGGAGGGGAAGGCCTTGGCGTGCACCTCGAGGCGCACGATGTATAGAGCGTAGGTGAATGCGGTGAGGAGGGTCCAGAGATCCCCCACGTTCAAGGGGGGCTGCCGGGGATCGTAGGAAAGAAACCCCACGCCCAAAAAGGCCAAAAGGGCCGCCAGCCACACGCTCCCCAGCCTCCGGCCCACCAGGCCCAGGATCAAGGGCACCAAGACCACGTTCAGGGCAGTGATAAAAGCGCTGCGGCTCGCCGAGGTGTACATGAGGCCAACCGCCTGGGAGGCATAGCCCAAAAGCAGCCAAAAGGCCAACTCCATCCCTGGCCCCCACACCCCTTTGGGGAGGCGCCAGGCCCAGGGCAGAAAGAAGAGGCTGGCCAGGAGGAAGCGCAGGAAGACCAGGAGGCTTGGGGCCATCTCCCCCACCGCCCCCTTGACCACCACAAAGGTGGTGCCCCAAAGAAGGGTGAGGAGGTTGAGGGCCAGGAGGCCCAAGGCGTAGCCGCGCATGGCCTAAAGTGTATAGCATGGTGCCCTCCCCCCAGGAAGTGAAGGATGCCCTCCGCGAAAGGCTCCTCGGCCACCTGACCCACCTCGATCCCGCTTACCAGGCGCTTCTTCAGGAATATCCCTCCCGAGGTGGAAAGATGCTCCGGGGGCTTTTGGTGGTCTATGCGGGGCTCGCTCATGGTGCTACCCTCGAGGCCAGCCTCTGGGCAGGCACCGCATTGGAACTTTTCCAAAACTGGGTGCTGATCCACGACGACATAGAGGACGGTTCTGAGGAACGCCGGGGAAAGCCCACCCTGCACCGCCTCTACCCTATGCCCCTGGCCCTGAATGCCGGGGATGCCCTGCACGGGGAGATGTGGGGGCTTTTGATCCGAGGTTTAAACGAAGGCCTCTTTGGACCGGAGGTGCTGGCCGAGTTCCACCAGGTGGTGCGCCGTACTGCCTACGGGCAACATATGGACCTCCTCTGGACCCTCTCCGACCGCCTGGACCTCACCCCTGAGGACTACTTCCGCATGGTGGCGCACAAGGCCGCCTATTACACCGCCGTGGCCCCCCTACGCCTGGGGGCTCTTCTGGCGGGCAGGGAGCCACCGGCCCTCTACGAGGAGGCCGGGCTCAAGCTGGGGGTGGCCTTCCAGATCATGGACGACGTCCTCAACCTCGAGGGGGACAAGGCCTACGGCAAGGAGCGGGCAGGGGACCTCTACGAGGGCAAGCGCACCCTGATCCTGATCCGCTACCTCGAGGAAGCCCCCAAGGAGGATCGCATCCGGGCCGAGGCCCTCTTAAGCCTTCCCCGGGAGGCCAAGCCCGAGGCCGAGGTGCGTTGGCTTTGGGAGAGGCTCCTGGCCTCCGGAGCCGTGGCCTGGGCCAAGGAGGAGGCCAAGAAACTTGCCCAAGGGGGCCTAGGTGCCCTTACTCCATACCTAGACACCCTCCCCGGACGGGAGGCCGCCTCCCATTTGCAAAACCTCCTCTCCGCCTTGGTGGAACGCAGGGCATAATGGGGCCATGCAAGGGGTTAGGTTCAAGGTGATCACCGCTAACGATCCCGATATCTTTCAGGAAAGGCTCAACCGCTTCGTGGAGGAGCTTCCCGAGGACGTGGTCCTGGTGGAGGTGAAGTTCTCCGTGGCCGAGGGATCCTCTCCCCTCTTCGCCGCCTTGGTGCACTACAAGGAAGTGGAGGCGTGGAAGGAGTAGAGGCCTTTCTCTTTTTCCTGGCCCTAAGGGGAGAAGCCAGGCGGGAGGAGGTGCGGGCCCGCTTCCCCAAGCTGGTTCCCTTGCTCAAGGCCTTGGACCAGGAAGTGGAAGCCCAAGGGGAAACCTTTCGTCTACGGAAACCCCTCCGCCTCTCCTGGTTCGCCCCCCTTTTCCAGCAGGAATACTCGTCCCTTCTGCCCGAGGAGGAGCGAACCCTGGCCCTGGAAAGGCTCCTCGAGGCCGCTCACCTTTCCGCGGAAGCGGGAGAGCCCCTAGTGGAAGGCGCTGGCCTGCTCCAAGCCGCCCGGGCCTTCCAGGAGGGAAGCCAAGCCCTGTTGGGAGGCGCCTACCGGGAGGCCCTCCACCGCTACGGGGAGGGCCTGGGGCTCCTGGAGAAAAGCGGCCTGGCCTTCCCCGCCACGGCCTTAGCCCTCCTGGCCCTGGCCCAGGAGGGCTTCCGCCCCGGGGGCAAGGGGCGGGAAACCGCCAGGAAGGCCTTGGAAAGGGCCAGGACCGCCTTCGCCCGGGAAATGGCCCAAAAGGTCCTATCCCAAGCCACAAAGGAAGCGGAAAAGGAGGCCTAGAATGGGGGCCATGGAGCTTAAGCGGGTGTACCTGGCCCGGCCCCGGGGTTTCTGCGCCGGGGTGGTGATGGCCATCGAGGCGGTGGAGCGCTGGGCGGAGGCCCTGAGGGCGGAGGGGGAGCTCGTGGTTTACCACGAGATCGTCCACAACCGCACCGTGGTGGAGCGCCTCCGGGCCAAAGGGGTGCACTTCGTGGAGGACCTTTCCGAGCTGGAGAGGCTCCGCCAGGAAAGGCCCCTGGCCGGCACCCTGGTCTTTTCCGCCCACGGCCACCCCCCAGCGGTGCGCCGCCAGGCGGCGGAGATGGGCCTGCGGATCCTGGACGCCACCTGTCCCCTGGTCACCAAGGTGCACACCGAGGCCAGGCGCTATGCCCAGGAAGGGTACTGGATCCTCCTGGTGGGGGATTCCGCCGATCATCAGGAGGTGAAGGGTACCTACGGGGAGGCCCCGGAGAGGACCATCCTGGTGGCGGTGCATACCCACGTGGGCAAGGATCCCCACCTGGCGGATCCGCGCACCGTGGAGGTGCCGGACCCGGAGAGGGTGGTGGTCCTCACCCAGACCACCTTGAGCGTGGACGACACCCTGGCCACCATTGAGATCCTGAAAAGGCGCTTCCCCAAGCTGGTGGTCCCCAAAAGGAAGGACCTTTGCTACGCCACGCAAAACCGCCAGGAGGCGGTGAAGCGCCTCGCCCCCAAGGTGGACCTCTTTCTGGTTCTCACCAGCCCCCACTCCTCCAACGGCATGCGCCTCCTAGAGCTGGCCCGAAGCCTCACGGGAAGGGCCTACCGGCTGGAGACCGCCAAGGACCTGAAGGAGGAGTGGCTCCGGGAGGCCAGGAGCGCGGGCATCACCTCCGCCGCCAGCACCCCCGAGGACCTGGTGCAGGAGCTGGTGGAGCTGCTTCGGGCAAAATACCCGGGCCTCGAGGTGATCGAGGAAGGGGAAGAAGAGGACATCGCCTTCCGCGAACCCAGGGTCCTGTCCCCGGAGGAGGTCTTGCAGGGTGTTTGACCACCGCCTGTCCGTGGCCCCCATGGTGGACCGGACGGATCGGCACTTCCGCTTTTTGGTCCGCCAGATCAGCCGCAAGGTGCGGCTTTACACGGAGATGACCGTGGACCAGGCGGTGCTTCGGGGAAAGGCGGAAAGGCTTCTTGCCTTCCACCCCGAGGAGCACCCCATCGCCCTGCAGCTGGCGGGCTCGGACCCCAAGGACCTGGCGGAAGCTGCCCGCATTGGGGAAGCCTTTGGCTACGATGAGGTGAACCTGAACCTGGGCTGCCCCTCGGAGAAGGCCCAGGAAGGCGGCTTCGGCGCCTGCCTCCTCCAAGACCCCAAGCGGGTAGCGGAGATCCTAAGGGCCATGGTGGGGGCGGTGCGGGTGCCGGTTTCCGCCAAGATGCGCCTGGGCCTCGAGGGCCAGGAAACCTACCCCCAGCTGGCCCGCATGGTGGAGCGCTTCGCCGAAGCTGGGGTGAGGGTGTTCATCGTCCACGCCCGGAGCGCCCTCCTGGCCTTCTCCGCGAAGGCCAACCGGGAGGTGCCCCCCCTGCGGCACAGCTGGGTGCACCAGCTCAAGCGGGACTTCCCCCACCTTACCCTGGTGCTGAACGGGGGGGTGCGCACCCTGGAGGAGGCCCTGGCCCACCTGGTGCGGGTGGACGGGGTGATGATGGGCCGGGCGGTCTACGAGGACCCCTTCGTCCTGGCGGAAGCCGACCGCCGGGTGTTCGGCCTGGAGCGGCGGCCAAGCCGCCTCGAGGTGGCCCGGCGCATGCGGGCCTACCTGGAGGAGGAGCTGGGAAAGGGCACGCCCCCATGGGCGGTCCTCCGGCACATGCTGAACCTCTTCCGGGGACAGAGGAGAGGGCGGCTTTGGCGGCGCCTCCTCTCCGAGGGGCGTTCCCCGGCGGCCCTGGACCAGGCCCTAAGGGCGCTGGAGGACGAAGAAGTAGAGGAAGGCGGCCAGGAGAAAGATCCATACCCAAAGGGGGATCCGCAGGCGGCGCTGGGGCCGGCCCGTGGCCGGGTCTAGGGGAGGCGGCGGGCGCATTTTGAGCCGGGTGGCCCGCTTCATGTGGGCCACCATCTTGTCCAGATCCCCCTTCCGCTTGTACAAGGCGGCCAGGTTCTCGTGGACCAGGGGGTCCTCCGGGGCCAGCTTCAGGGCCCGTTGGTAAAGGTCCAAGGCCGCCTCCAGCTCCCCCCTTTCCAGGTAAAGGTTGCCCAAGTTGGTGAGGGCCCGGTGGTGGTGGGGGTCCAGGGCAAGGGCCTTTTGAAAACGGGCCTCGGCCTCCTCCCTCCTCCCCTCCCCCACCGCCTTCACCCCGAGGACCACTTCCCTCTCCGCGGCAAAGAGGGGGTCTTCCAGGCGCTCAGGGGCTTCCTCTAGCAGGCTAAGCCCGGCCAGGAGCCTATCCCTAAGCTCCTCGGGGAAGCCCTCGGCATAGGCTCTAGCCTCCTGATACTCCTTGCGCCTTAGGAGCCGGAGAAAGTGGAGCAGGGCCTGGGCCTCCCCATCCCCCGCCAAGGCCTTGGCCTCGAGGTCCTTCATCATCCTCCCCAGCCTAAGGCCAAACGGTAGACCCGGTG from the Thermus tengchongensis genome contains:
- a CDS encoding tetratricopeptide repeat protein produces the protein MMKDLEAKALAGDGEAQALLHFLRLLRRKEYQEARAYAEGFPEELRDRLLAGLSLLEEAPERLEDPLFAAEREVVLGVKAVGEGRREEAEARFQKALALDPHHHRALTNLGNLYLERGELEAALDLYQRALKLAPEDPLVHENLAALYKRKGDLDKMVAHMKRATRLKMRPPPPLDPATGRPQRRLRIPLWVWIFLLAAFLYFFVLQRP
- the dusA gene encoding tRNA dihydrouridine(20/20a) synthase DusA: MFDHRLSVAPMVDRTDRHFRFLVRQISRKVRLYTEMTVDQAVLRGKAERLLAFHPEEHPIALQLAGSDPKDLAEAARIGEAFGYDEVNLNLGCPSEKAQEGGFGACLLQDPKRVAEILRAMVGAVRVPVSAKMRLGLEGQETYPQLARMVERFAEAGVRVFIVHARSALLAFSAKANREVPPLRHSWVHQLKRDFPHLTLVLNGGVRTLEEALAHLVRVDGVMMGRAVYEDPFVLAEADRRVFGLERRPSRLEVARRMRAYLEEELGKGTPPWAVLRHMLNLFRGQRRGRLWRRLLSEGRSPAALDQALRALEDEEVEEGGQEKDPYPKGDPQAALGPARGRV
- a CDS encoding DMT family transporter yields the protein MRGYALGLLALNLLTLLWGTTFVVVKGAVGEMAPSLLVFLRFLLASLFFLPWAWRLPKGVWGPGMELAFWLLLGYASQAVGLMYTSASRSAFITALNVVLVPLILGLVGRRLGSVWLAALLAFLGVGFLSYDPRQPPLNVGDLWTLLTAFTYALYIVRLEVHAKAFPSLPLTAVQIFGTALLALPWALWEGVRWEGIPWGAVLYLGVVATALTTWLQTWGQRYVPAPQAAILYTLEPVWATLFAFAVLGERLGFLGGLGAFLVVLATFQAIRRSPA
- the moaA gene encoding GTP 3',8-cyclase MoaA gives rise to the protein MKLLDNYGRVIKDLRISVTPRCNLHCLYCHPLGLEMAEPPGTLTVQEVDHFLEAASLLGLSAVRFTGGEPLVRKELPQMIERARSKEGIEDVAITTNGLLFAKRAKELVQAGLNRVNISLDAITPEVFTRITRGGKVERVLEAIETALELGLHPVKLNAVIIRGMNEEEVVPLARLSLERPLHVRYIEYMHLDNSDPEEYRRRFVPGKEIRARIEAVFGPLEPVPHDPTSPARVFRIPGAVGTLGFINPVTEPFCSNCSRLRLTSDKKLRPCLLTDLEMDISWAFAAEEPVEALVDAILIATNRKPAFGNTLPTLRKRVMLGIGG
- a CDS encoding polyprenyl synthetase family protein, which produces MVPSPQEVKDALRERLLGHLTHLDPAYQALLQEYPSRGGKMLRGLLVVYAGLAHGATLEASLWAGTALELFQNWVLIHDDIEDGSEERRGKPTLHRLYPMPLALNAGDALHGEMWGLLIRGLNEGLFGPEVLAEFHQVVRRTAYGQHMDLLWTLSDRLDLTPEDYFRMVAHKAAYYTAVAPLRLGALLAGREPPALYEEAGLKLGVAFQIMDDVLNLEGDKAYGKERAGDLYEGKRTLILIRYLEEAPKEDRIRAEALLSLPREAKPEAEVRWLWERLLASGAVAWAKEEAKKLAQGGLGALTPYLDTLPGREAASHLQNLLSALVERRA
- the ispH gene encoding 4-hydroxy-3-methylbut-2-enyl diphosphate reductase yields the protein MGAMELKRVYLARPRGFCAGVVMAIEAVERWAEALRAEGELVVYHEIVHNRTVVERLRAKGVHFVEDLSELERLRQERPLAGTLVFSAHGHPPAVRRQAAEMGLRILDATCPLVTKVHTEARRYAQEGYWILLVGDSADHQEVKGTYGEAPERTILVAVHTHVGKDPHLADPRTVEVPDPERVVVLTQTTLSVDDTLATIEILKRRFPKLVVPKRKDLCYATQNRQEAVKRLAPKVDLFLVLTSPHSSNGMRLLELARSLTGRAYRLETAKDLKEEWLREARSAGITSAASTPEDLVQELVELLRAKYPGLEVIEEGEEEDIAFREPRVLSPEEVLQGV